The following coding sequences lie in one Arachis hypogaea cultivar Tifrunner chromosome 4, arahy.Tifrunner.gnm2.J5K5, whole genome shotgun sequence genomic window:
- the LOC112796049 gene encoding cell division control protein 48 homolog C yields the protein MGRRNGVRALQGTLRGRLESCKSSYSTVDDIVNHLRSTYPDYQRTKHQALTRLVQQVLEPRSKHATKVSAKRSGHNGDEESGRSALRKRQKRVDEGEERLQKMEALHLRKRMQGEKETQGSASSSSASSLSPSGSSGGEDDDDGTVSVSTSEDAIYREKYEPAVDLMKTMLRKAYTPTKDDSVRKMKHVVQDKNVEMEVANSDKATNEICAKNGSGGKVKAALNLKGSVSNGDHGGGSFVEVKAGPRLSDLGGMKDLLEKLVKEVIVPWYHPELPRKLGRTPTTGILLHGPPGCGKTTLAHAIANETRVPFYPISATELVSGVSGASEENIRELFAKAYRTAPSIVFIDEIDSIASKRDNLQREMEKRIVTQLLASMDQSSRCMQSANDSDSSNVHPKYVLVIGATNRPDALDSALRRPGRFDREFVLGIPDESSREHILSLLTRNLPLQGSLDLKDIARSTPGYVGADLAALITGASNLAMKRIISERIGEHETSDLGDWWREPWPLEDMDKLVYTMSDFQEALKIVQPSLRREGFSSIPDEKWEDVGGLDYLRKEFKNRIIRPIKYPEVYQAFRFANQTGILLFGPPGCGKTLIAKAVANEAGANFIHVKGPELINKFVGESEREIRLTFSRARACSPCILFFDEVDALSTKRGAEGGSGIERVVNQLLVELDGAGQCQNVFVIGATNRPDRMDEALLRPGRLGKQLYVPLPSTDQRFSILKALARKEPLDPTVDLRAIAEACENFSGADLAELVDEATRAALDEKYTAVEEGLTSVEASSDTYTCKPRHFDIALSKVFPSVSPAKRRRYERLAKRFKAS from the exons ATGGGGAGAAGAAATGGGGTAAGGGCACTGCAAGGAACCCTTCGCGGTCGGTTGGAGTCGTGCAAGTCCAGTTACTCCACTGTCGATGATATCGTTAACCACCTACGCTCCACTTACCCCGATTACCAACGCACCAAGCACCAAGCCCTCACTCGATTAGTTCAACAAGTCCTCGAGCCACGTTCCAAACACGCGACCAAAGTGTCTGCCAAGCGCAGCGGCCACAATGGCGACGAAGAAAGTGGTCGAAGCGCGCTCCGAAAGAGACAGAAGAGAGTCGACGAAGGTGAAGAGAGGTTGCAGAAGATGGAGGCTTTGCACCTGCGAAAAAGGATGCAGGGCGAAAAAGAAACTCAGGGTTCTGCATCTTCGTCCTCTGCTTCAAGCTTGAGCCCGTCTGGAAGCAGCGGcggtgaggatgatgatgatggcacAGTGTCTGTGTCGACATCGGAGGACGCAATTTACCGGGAGAAGTACGAACCTGCTGTCGATCTGATGAAGACGATGCTGCGAAAAGCGTATACTCCCACGAAGGATGATAGTGTGAGGAAGATGAAACACGTGGTGCAAGATAAGAACGTTGAAATGGAGGTCGCCAATAGTGACAAGGCTACTAATGAGATTTGTGCTAAGAATGGAAGCGGAGGCAAAGTGAAGGCGGCGTTGAATTTGAAGGGTTCCGTTTCAAATGGCGACCATGGTGGTGGCAGCTTTGTTGAGGTTAAGGCAGGACCTAGGTTAAGTGATTTGGGTGGGATGAAGGATCTTCTGGAAAAGCTGGTGAAAGAAGTGATTGTTCCATGGTACCATCCTGAGCTTCCAAGAAAGCTAGGTCGTACTCCTACTACTGGAATCTTGCTGCATGGGCCACCCGGTTGCGGCAAGACCACACTGGCTCACGCCATAGCTAATGAGACCCGTGTTCCCTTCTATCCGATATCAGCTACTGAGTTGGTTTCTGGAGTATCGG GTGCATCTGAAGAGAATATCAGAGAGCTTTTCGCCAAAGCGTATCGGACTGCCCCATCAATCGTCTTCATTGATGAGATTGATTCAATTGCTTCGAAAAGAGACAATTTACAGCGAGAGATGGAGAAAAGAATTGTTACACAGTTACTTGCCAGCATGGATCAATCAAGTAGGTGTATGCAATCTGCTAATGATTCGGACAGTTCTAATGTTCATCCTAAATATGTTCTTGTAATTGGAGCTACAAATAGGCCTGATGCTCTTGACTCAGCCTTGAGAAGGCCTGGGCGGTTTGATCGGGAGTTTGTTCTTGGCATTCCTGATGAATCGTCGAGAGAACATATCCTCTCCTTGCTCACTCGCAATCTTCCACTTCAGGGTTCATTGGATCTAAAAGACATAGCCAGGTCTACACCAGGATATGTCGGTGCTGATTTGGCAGCCTTGATTACGGGGGCTAGTAATTTGGCCATGAAGAGAATTATTTCCGAAAGGATAGGGGAGCATGAGACAAGTGATCTTGGAGACTGGTGGAGGGAACCTTGGCCTCTTGAAGATATGGATAAGCTTGTCTACACAATGTCTGATTTCCAG GAAGCTTTGAAAATTGTGCAACCTTCATTAAGAAGAGAGGGCTTCTCATCCATTCCCGATGAGAAATGGGAAGATGTTGGCGGCCTTGATTATTTAAGGAAGgagtttaaaaatagaataataaggcCGATAAAATATCCTGAGGTTTATCAG GCATTTAGGTTTGCAAATCAGACGGGAATTTTACTTTTTGGGCCCCCTGGTTGTGGTAAAACTCTTATTGCCAAAGCTGTTGCCAATGAGGCAGGAGCTAATTTCATTCATGTTAAG GGGCCGGAGCTCATAAATAAATTTGTTGGAGAAAGTGAGAGAGAAATTCGACTAACGTTTAGTCGTGCAAGGGCATGTTCACCCTGTATATTATTTTTTGATGAG GTGGATGCTTTGTCAACCAAACGTGGTGCAGAAGGTGGATCAGGCATTGAGCGAGTGGTGAATCAG TTACTAGTTGAGCTAGATGGTGCGGGGCAATGCCAAAATGTTTTTGTCATTGGTGCAACAAATAG GCCTGATAGGATGGATGAGGCTCTCCTCCGTCCTGGTAGACTTGGTAAACAACTTTATGTTCCTCTGCCAAGCACTGACCAGCGGTTTTCAATATTGAAAGCTCTTGCAAGGAAGGAACCTCTTGATCCTACTGTGGATCTGAGAGCCATAGCTGAAGCGTGTGAAAATTTTAGTGGCGCAGACCTTGCTGAATTG GTGGATGAAGCAACTCGTGCTGCTCTTGATGAGAAATATACCGCAGTTGAAGAAGGTTTGACCTCAGTTGAAGCCTCTAGTGATACTTATACTTGCAAGCCAAGACATTTTGATATAGCACTTAGTAAGGTCTTTCCCTCTGTGTCTCCCGCG AAAAGGCGTAGGTATGAGCGCTTGGCAAAGCGTTTTAAAGCATCATGA
- the LOC112796046 gene encoding cell division control protein 48 homolog C isoform X1, protein MFSDLGGMKDLLEKLMTRVIVPWYHSELPRKLGLTPTTGILLHGPPGCGKTTLAHAIANETNVPLYQILPGASEENISDVFAKAYNTPRSIIFVDDIDLIDSKGIKSQLRDSMGHHHLLLIGATSRPESLDPALRGLLREEFVLAAPDEAARRDILKLLTCKLKGTFDLDEIARSTRGYVGADLEGVVREAGRLLMRRIIGERKRESQSNPDWWKQPIWGDLGNHGITTSDFQDAVKRVLPLLIREGFLAVPDVKWEDVGGLHNLKEEFRTLMIMPLKFPNICETFGIENLKGFLLFGPPGCGKTFIAKAVANEAGANFIHIKGRESEREVRRRFSLARACTPCVVLLDEVDALSTESAEVGFGSVMSQLLIELNDDKESQGVFVIGTTNSRTDVIEGTLSSWKKLGKRFYVPMPGVDERFSILNALARKIPVDPAVNLRDLAITCENFSGAE, encoded by the exons ATGTTCAGTGATTTGGGTGGAATGAAGGATCTTCTGGAAAAGCTGATGACAAGAGTGATTGTTCCATGGTATCATTCTGAGCTTCCAAGAAAGCTAGGTCTCACTCCTACTACTGGAATCTTGCTGCATGGGCCACCCGGTTGTGGCAAGACCACACTGGCTCACGCCATAGCTAATGAGACCAATGTTCCCTTATATCAGATATTACCAG GTGCATCTGAAGAAAACATCTCTGATGTTTTTGCTAAAGCATATAATACTCCCCGATCAATCATCTTCGTTGATGATATTGACCTAATTGATTCGAAAGGAATCAAATCACAGTTGCGGGACAGCATGGGTCATCATCACCTTCTTCTGATTGGAGCTACAAGTAGGCCGGAATCTCTTGACCCGGCTTTGAGAGGACTGCTTCGCGAAGAGTTTGTTTTAGCCGCTCCTGATGAAGCCGCGAGAAGAGACATACTGAAGTTGCTAACCTGCAAACTTAAGGGTACTTTTGATCTTGATGAGATAGCAAGATCAACGCGAGGATATGTCGGGGCTGATTTGGAAGGGGTAGTTAGGGAGGCAGGGAGATTACTGATGCGCAGAATCATCGGTGAGCGTAAAAGGGAATCTCAAAGTAATCCAGACTGGTGGAAGCAACCTATCTGGGGTGATTTGGGTAACCATGGCATCACAACATCTGATTTCCAG GATGCTGTGAAAAGAGTTCTACCTTTATTAATAAGAGAGGGCTTTTTAGCTGTTCCCGATGTAAAATGGGAAGATGTTGGGGGCCTGCATAATTTAAAGGAGGAGTTTAGAACACTTATGATAATGCCGTTAAAGTTTCCTAATATTTGTGag ACATTTGGGATTGAAAATCTGAAGGGATTTCTGCTTTTTGGGCCCCCTGGTTGTGGTAAAACTTTTATTGCCAAAGCTGTTGCCAATGAGGCTGGAGCAAATTTCATTCATATCAAG GGGCGTGAAAGCGAACGAGAAGTTCGACGAAGGTTTAGTCTTGCAAGGGCATGTACACCCTGTGTAGTACTTTTAGATGAG GTGGATGCTTTGTCAACCGAAAGCGCGGAAGTTGGATTTGGAAGCGTAATGAGCCAG CTACTTATTGAGCTAAACGATGACAAGGAGAGCCAAGGTGTTTTTGTCATTGGTACTACAAATAG CAGGACTGATGTGATAGAGGGGACTCTGTCCTCCTGGAAGAAACTTGGCAAACGTTTTTATGTTCCTATGCCAGGCGTTGATGAGCGATTTTCAATATTGAATGCTCTTGCAAGGAAGATACCTGTTGACCCTGCTGTGAATCTGAGAGACTTGGCTATAACTTGTGAAAATTTTAGTGGTGCAGAGTAG
- the LOC112796050 gene encoding probable galacturonosyltransferase 4, with the protein MVAMRNIVLLLLCITVVAPIVLYTDRLGTYKSPSTKEEFIEDVTAFVGAGDSGHLNLLPQETSTALKEPIGVVYTEDLTETKNLPRERPMVVESREHVSARVLSTTTEEDQGRKESLIRLVTDKQGNDGNILEKADGGGGENVNSEDAIDVDDSDAKLTKSDRGSDRESQVKDIKQEPQATIASSNINKKILSGETNKQKEQMPPDAKVQQLKDQLIQAKIFLSLPVVKSNSHLTRELRLRVKEVSRTLGDASKDSDLPRNANERIKAMEQTLLKGKQAQDDCAAVVKKLRAMIHSTEEQLHAHKKQTLFLTQLTAKTLPKGLHCLPLRLTTEYYSLNSSQQQFPNQEKLEDPRLYHYAIFSDNILAAAVVVNSTAVNAKDTSKHVFHIVTDRLNYAAMRMWFLANPPGNATIQVQNIEDFTWLNASYSPVLRQLGSPSMIDYYFKTHRATSDSNLKFRNPKYLSILNHLRFYLPEIFPKLNKVLFLDDDIVVKKDLTGLWSVDLKGNVNGAVETCGESFHRFDRYLNFSHPLIAKNFDPRACGWAYGMNIFDLAEWKRQNITEVYHNWQNLNHDRQLWKLGTLPPGLITFWKRTFPLNRSWHVLGLGYNPNVNQRDIDRAAVIHYNGNLKPWLEISIPKFRSHWTKYVDYDHVYLRECNINP; encoded by the exons ATGGTGGCTATGAGGAACATTGTGCTTTTGTTGCTTTGCATCACTGTTGTTGCTCCAATTGTTCTCTATACCGATCGTCTTGGCACCTACAAGTCACCATCCA CCAAGGAAGAGTTTATTGAAGATGTTACTGCTTTTGTAGGTGCAGGTGACTCTGGCCATTTGAATCTGCTTCCTCAG GAAACTTCAACAGCTCTTAAAGAGCCTATTGGGGTTGTATACACTGAGGACTTAACCGAAACAAAGAATTTGCCTCGAG AGAGGCCGATGGTGGTTGAATCAAGGGAACATGTGTCGGCACGGGTGCTGTCAACTACAACTGAGGAAGATCAAGGTAGAAAGGAGAGCCTCATTAGACTGGTGACTGACAAGCAAGGAAATGATGGGAACATCTTGGAGAAAGCTGATGGCGGTGGTGGCGAAAATGTAAACAGCGAAGATGCTATTGATGTTGATGACAGTGATGCAAAGCTCACTAAATCAGATCGTGGTTCTGATCGCGAGTCTCAAGTTAAG GATATTAAACAGGAGCCGCAAGCAACTATCGCCTCCAGCAACATAAACAAGAAAATTCTCTCAGGGGAAACCAATAAGCAGAAAGAACAAATGCCACCAGATGCTAAGGTACAGCAACTCAAAGATCAACTCATCCAGGCTAAAATCTTTCTTTCCTTGCCAGTAGTAAAAAGCAACTCCCATCTTACACGGGAACTACGACTACGGGTAAAGGAAGTTTCACGAACACTTGGAGATGCAAGCAAGGATTCTGACTTACCTAGGAA CGCAAATGAGAGAATAAAGGCGATGGAACAAACTTTGTTGAAAGGGAAGCAAGCTCAAGATGATTGTGCTGCTGTTGTGAAGAAGCTTCGGGCTATGATCCACTCAACAGAGGAGCAGCTCCATGCACACAAGAAGCAGACTTTGTTCTTAACACAATTAACAGCAAAAACATTGCCAAAAGGTCTTCACTGTCTTCCACTGCGCCTTACAACCGAGTATTATAGCTTGAATTCTTCTCAGCAACAGTTCCCCAATCAAGAGAAGTTAGAAGACCCTCGACTATACCATTATGCAATATTCTCAGACAACATATTGGCTGCGGCTGTTGTTGTGAATTCAACTGCTGTTAATGCTAAG GACACCTCAAAGCATGTTTTTCACATTGTTACCGACAGACTCAATTATGCAGCAATGAGGATGTGGTTTTTGGCAAATCCACCCGGCAATGCAACCATTCAGGTTCAGAACATTGAAGATTTTACATGGTTGAATGCAAGTTATAGTCCTGTTCTTAGGCAGTTGGGATCTCCATCCATGATTGATTATTACTTCAAGACTCACCGAGCAACTTCTGATTCAAACCTGAAGTTTAGAAATCCAAAATATTTATCTATCTTGAATCATCTTCGTTTCTACCTGCCTGAGATCTTTCCAAAGCTCAACAAGGTGCTGTTCTTGGATGATGATATAGTTGTGAAGAAGGATCTGACTGGTCTTTGGTCAGTTGATCTGAAAGGCAATGTAAATGGTGCTGTAGAAACTTGTGGAGAAAGTTTTCATCGATTTGATCGTTATCTTAACTTCTCCCATCCTCTTATCGCAAAGAATTTTGACCCACGTGCTTGTGGGTGGGCATATGGTATGAATATATTTGATTTAGCCGAATGGAAGAGGCAAAACATCACCGAGGTGTACCACAACTGGCAGAATCTG AATCATGATAGACAGCTGTGGAAGTTAGGAACACTGCCACCGGGTCTCATAACATTCTGGAAACGAACTTTCCCGCTGAACCGATCTTGGCATGTCCTGGGTCTCGGCTACAATCCCAATGTCAACCAAAGAGATATTGATCGCGCTGCCGTTATCCACTACAATGGCAACTTGAAGCCATGGCTTGAGATAAGTATTCCCAAGTTCCGAAGTCATTGGACAAAGTATGTCGATTATGATCATGTGTATTTGCGAGAATGCAACATCAACCCATAG
- the LOC112796046 gene encoding cell division control protein 48 homolog C isoform X2 yields MFSDLGGMKDLLEKLMTRVIVPWYHSELPRKLGLTPTTGILLHGPPGCGKTTLAHAIANETNVPLYQILPGASEENISDVFAKAYNTPRSIIFVDDIDLIDSKGIKSQLRDSMGHHHLLLIGATSRPESLDPALRGLLREEFVLAAPDEAARRDILKLLTCKLKGTFDLDEIARSTRGYVGADLEGVVREAGRLLMRRIIGERKRESQSNPDWWKQPIWGDLGNHGITTSDFQDAVKRVLPLLIREGFLAVPDVKWEDVGGLHNLKEEFRTLMIMPLKFPNICETFGIENLKGFLLFGPPGCGKTFIAKAVANEAGANFIHIKGRESEREVRRRFSLARACTPCVVLLDEVDALSTESAEVGFGSVMSQLLIELNDDKESQGVFVIGTTNRTDVIEGTLSSWKKLGKRFYVPMPGVDERFSILNALARKIPVDPAVNLRDLAITCENFSGAE; encoded by the exons ATGTTCAGTGATTTGGGTGGAATGAAGGATCTTCTGGAAAAGCTGATGACAAGAGTGATTGTTCCATGGTATCATTCTGAGCTTCCAAGAAAGCTAGGTCTCACTCCTACTACTGGAATCTTGCTGCATGGGCCACCCGGTTGTGGCAAGACCACACTGGCTCACGCCATAGCTAATGAGACCAATGTTCCCTTATATCAGATATTACCAG GTGCATCTGAAGAAAACATCTCTGATGTTTTTGCTAAAGCATATAATACTCCCCGATCAATCATCTTCGTTGATGATATTGACCTAATTGATTCGAAAGGAATCAAATCACAGTTGCGGGACAGCATGGGTCATCATCACCTTCTTCTGATTGGAGCTACAAGTAGGCCGGAATCTCTTGACCCGGCTTTGAGAGGACTGCTTCGCGAAGAGTTTGTTTTAGCCGCTCCTGATGAAGCCGCGAGAAGAGACATACTGAAGTTGCTAACCTGCAAACTTAAGGGTACTTTTGATCTTGATGAGATAGCAAGATCAACGCGAGGATATGTCGGGGCTGATTTGGAAGGGGTAGTTAGGGAGGCAGGGAGATTACTGATGCGCAGAATCATCGGTGAGCGTAAAAGGGAATCTCAAAGTAATCCAGACTGGTGGAAGCAACCTATCTGGGGTGATTTGGGTAACCATGGCATCACAACATCTGATTTCCAG GATGCTGTGAAAAGAGTTCTACCTTTATTAATAAGAGAGGGCTTTTTAGCTGTTCCCGATGTAAAATGGGAAGATGTTGGGGGCCTGCATAATTTAAAGGAGGAGTTTAGAACACTTATGATAATGCCGTTAAAGTTTCCTAATATTTGTGag ACATTTGGGATTGAAAATCTGAAGGGATTTCTGCTTTTTGGGCCCCCTGGTTGTGGTAAAACTTTTATTGCCAAAGCTGTTGCCAATGAGGCTGGAGCAAATTTCATTCATATCAAG GGGCGTGAAAGCGAACGAGAAGTTCGACGAAGGTTTAGTCTTGCAAGGGCATGTACACCCTGTGTAGTACTTTTAGATGAG GTGGATGCTTTGTCAACCGAAAGCGCGGAAGTTGGATTTGGAAGCGTAATGAGCCAG CTACTTATTGAGCTAAACGATGACAAGGAGAGCCAAGGTGTTTTTGTCATTGGTACTACAAATAG GACTGATGTGATAGAGGGGACTCTGTCCTCCTGGAAGAAACTTGGCAAACGTTTTTATGTTCCTATGCCAGGCGTTGATGAGCGATTTTCAATATTGAATGCTCTTGCAAGGAAGATACCTGTTGACCCTGCTGTGAATCTGAGAGACTTGGCTATAACTTGTGAAAATTTTAGTGGTGCAGAGTAG